From one Rosa rugosa chromosome 4, drRosRugo1.1, whole genome shotgun sequence genomic stretch:
- the LOC133744547 gene encoding leucine-rich repeat extensin-like protein 2 — protein sequence MIKAVKKLKLWPRKKRKRKTRPPPPPYDPPPPPRPPRHQCHCCSSYTASSSSTTQPSAPPLPPWMEYTEHTHEIDNLLAPELQRPAPELAYHPLPVPSKQESTAPALNSTSTYQQYMVPVPDPDPVYGVPVAQAPIAARPRSAGFFGSVVDYLFGCFFPCFRIREVIK from the coding sequence ATGATAAAAGCTGTGAAGAAGCTCAAGTTGTGGcctagaaagaagagaaaaagaaagactcGCCCTCCTCCTCCACCCTATGATCCTCCACCACCCCCACGACCACCCCGACATCAATGTCATTGTTGCTCCTCGTacaccgcctcctcctcctcaacaaCTCAGCCGTCCGCACCACCTTTACCACCATGGATGGAATATACTGAGCATACCCATGAGATTGACAATCTTCTGGCGCCTGAACTACAGCGTCCTGCTCCAGAGCTAGCCTATCATCCACTTCCAGTTCCAAGCAAACAAGAAAGTACTGCTCCTGCTTTAAATTCAACCTCAACTTACCAGCAATATATGGTTCCGGTTCCAGATCCAGATCCTGTGTATGGCGTACCAGTTGCACAAGCCCCCATAGCAGCAAGGCCGAGATCTGCTGGCTTCTTTGGGTCTGTTGTTGACTATTTGTTTGGCTGCTTTTTTCCATGTTTTCGCATTCGTGAGGTTATCAAGTAA
- the LOC133743495 gene encoding DExH-box ATP-dependent RNA helicase DExH9 → MGTLKRKSEEDDSAAAPPKVAKSENKNTLEIVNNEQMVCVHDVSYPEGYVPPPPPPPSSSEPAKKFPFTLDPFQSEAIKCIENGESVMVSAHTSAGKTVVASYAIALCLRNKQRVIYTAPIKALSNQKYREFKEEFSDVGLMTGDVTIDPNASCLVMTTEIWRSMQYKGSEVTREVAWIIFDEVHYMRDLERGVVWEESIVMAPKNARFVFLSATVPNAKEFADWLAKVHRQPCHIVYTDYRPTPLQHYIFPSGGDGLYLVVDEKGKFREDSFQQALNALAPASDAAKKKENGKWQKGLVIGKAAEESDIFKMVKMIIQRQYDPVILFSFSKRECELLAMQMAKLDLNGDSEKANIEAIFWSAMDMLSDDDKKLPQVTTMLPLLMRGIGVHHSGLIPILKEVIEILFQEGLIKCLFATETFSIGLNMPAKTVVFTNVRKFDGNKFRWITSGEYIQMSGRAGRRGIDKRGICILMVDEKLEPSTAKMMLKGNADSLNSAFHLSYNMLLNQLRSEDGNPENLLRNSFYQFQADRAIPNLEKQAKELEQERDSIIIEEEDSVRNYYNLVQQYKSLKQDLREIVISPKYCLPFLKPGRLVSIQCTKSDEASASFSTEDHVTWGVILNFQRVKTVSEDDAVKRPEDSNYTVDVLTRCLVGTNGVAKKTLKIVPLKELGEPVVVSISISQINSMSRLCMVIPNDLLSLQARENTLKKVLETLSRFGEKIPLLDPEEDMKIQSSSYKKVARRIEALENLFDRHEIAKSPLIEQKLKVFHMKQELAAKIKSIKKTMRSSTALAFKDELKARKRVLRRLGYVTSDDVVQLKGKVACEISSADELTLTELMFNGVFKDIKVEEMVSLLSCFVWREKLKDATKPREELDLLFLQLQETARRVAEVQLECKVEIDIDSFVNSFRPDIMEAAFAWAKGSKFYEIMSVTGVFEGSLIRAIRRLEEVLQQLIHAANSIGETDLESKFEEAVSKIKRDIVFAASLYL, encoded by the exons ATGGGAACCCTGAAGAGAAAATCGGAGGAAGATGACTCTGCAGCAGCTCCACCCAAAGTAGCCAAGTCGGAGAACAAGAACACTCTTGAAATCGTCAACAATGAACAGATGGTCTGCGTGCACGACGTGTCGTACCCTGAGGGTTATgttcctccgccgccgccgccgccttcTTCTTCCGAACCCGCCAAGAAATTCCCCTTCACTCTCGACCCTTTTCAGTCCGAAGCCATCAAATGCATTGAAAATGGCGAGTCCGTCATG GTGTCTGCTCACACATCTGCTGGAAAAACCGTTGTTGCGTCATACGCGATTGCGTTGTGTTTGCGTAACAAGCAACGTGTGATATACACCGCACCCATCAAAGCTCTCAGCAACCAAAAGTACAGAGAGTTCAAAGAGGAGTTTTCGGATGTTGGGTTGATGACTGGAGATGTAACAATCGACCCCAACGCCTCGTGCTTG GTGATGACCACGGAAATCTGGCGGAGCATGCAGTACAAAGGATCAGAGGTGACGCGAGAGGTGGCTTGGATAATCTTTGATGAGGTGCATTACATGCGGGATCTCGAGAGAGGTGTGGTGTGGGAAGAGAGCATTGTTATGGCTCCAAAGAATGCTCGCTTTGTCTTCCTCTCAGCAACTGTGCCCAATGCCAAGGAATTTGCTGATTGGCTCGCAAAGGTTCATCGACAGCCTTGCCACATTGTCTATACGGATTATAGGCCCACTCCTCTTCAGCATTATATTTTCCCCTCCGGAGGGGATGGTCTGTACTTGGTAGTTGATGAAAAAGGAAAGTTTCGTGAGGACAGCTTTCAACAAGCTCTTAATGCACTTGCTCCTGCCTCCGACGCTGCTAAGAAGAAGGAAAATGGAAAGTGGCAGAAGGGTCTGGTCATCGGCAAGGCCGCTGAAGAAAGCGATATCTTCAAGATGGTGAAAATGATAATTCAGCGTCAGTATGACCCTGTCATACTTTTCAGCTTTAGCAAAAGGGAATGTGAATTACTTGCAATGCAG ATGGCAAAGTTGGACCTAAATGGGGACAGTGAGAAAGCAAACATAGAAGCCATCTTCTGGAGTGCTATGGATATGCTTTCAGATGACGATAAGAAGTTACCCCAG GTTACCACTATGTTACCCCTTTTAATGCGTGGAATAGGTGTGCATCATTCTGGTTTGATTCCCATTCTAAAGGAAGTGATtgagatattatttcaggaaggTCTTATCAAG TGTTTGTTTGCAACAGAGACCTTCAGCATAGGACTGAACATGCCTGCGAAAACTGTTGTATTTACCAATGTCCGGAAATTTGATGGTAATAAGTTCAGATGGATAACCAGTGGTGAGTATATACAAATGAGTGGTCGTGCTGGTCGCCGGGGTATTGATAAACGTGGGATATGCATACTTATGGTAGATGAGAAGCTAGAGCCATCTACTGCCAAAATGATGCTTAAAGGAAATGCTGATAGTTTGAACAG TGCCTTTCATTTAAGCTACAACATGCTTTTGAATCAATTGCGCTCTGAAGATGGTAATCCAGAAAATTTACTTCGTAACTCATTCTATCAGTTCCAAGCTGATCGTGCCATTCCCAATCTGGAG AAACAAGCAAAGGAGCTTGAGCAAGAGAGGGATTCAATTataattgaagaagaagatagtgTAAGGAATTATTACAATCTAGTACAGCAATACAAGAGTTTAAAGCAGGATCTTCGTGAGATTGTGATTTCTCCAAAGTACTGCTTACCATTTCTGAAACCTGGTAGGCTTGTGTCAATCCAATGCACCAAGAGTGATGAAGCTTCCGCTTCTTTTTCTACCGAGGACCATGTCACATGGGGTGTTATACTTAATTTTCAACGGGTGAAAACTGTTTCTGAAG ACGATGCAGTTAAGAGACCTGAAGATTCAAACTACACAGTGGATGTTTTGACTAGGTGTCTGGTCGGCACAAATGGAGTTGCAAAAAAAACACTCAAAATTGTTCCTTTGAAAGAACTGGGAGAACCTGTTGTTGTTTCGATTTCCATCTCTCAG ATTAATAGCATGAGTCGACTTTGTATGGTCATACCAAATGATCTTTTGTCATTACAAGCTCGAGAAAACACACTGAAGAAAGTTCTTGAAACTCTTTCAAGATTTGGAGAGAAGATTCCTCTTTTAGATCCTGAAGAAGACATGAAG aTTCAAAGTAGTTCGTACAAAAAAGTGGCTCGTAGGATTGAGGCTTTAGAGAACCTGTTTGACAGGCATGAAATTGCAAAATCACCACTAATTGAGCAAAAGCTCAAGGTTTTTCACATGAAGCAGGAATTGGCAGCGAAGATCAAGTCAATTAAGAAAACAATGCGCTCTTCAACTGCGTTGGCTTTTAAAGATGAACTTAAGGCACGAAAACGGGTTCTTCGGAGGCTAGG ATATGTTACTAGCGATGATGTTGTGCAGTTGAAGGGTAAGGTTGCTTGTGAAATCAGTAGTGCAGATGAGTTGACCCTCACAGAGCTCATGTTCAATGGCGTTTTCAAGGACATAAAGGTAGAAGAGATGGTATCTCTTCTCTCATGTTTTGTTTGGCGGGAAAAACTAAAAGATGCTACAAAACCAAGAGAAGAACTTGACCTGCTCTTCTTGCAATTACAAGAAACTGCTCGGAGGGTGGCTGAAGTTCAGCTTGAGTGCAAG GTTGAAATTGACATCGATAGCTTTGTGAATTCATTTCGGCCTGATATTATGGAGGCTGCATTTGCTTGGGCAAAAGGGTCAAAATTTTATGAGATAATGTCAGTTACAGGGGTTTTCGAGGGTAGCTTAATCAGGGCAATCAGGAGATTAGAGGAAGTTCTTCAGCAACTTATACACGCAGCCAATTCTATTGGAGAAACTGATCTTGAATCAAAATTTGAGGAGGCTGTttcaaaaatcaagagagaCATTGTCTTTGCAGCTTCCCTATACTTGTAA
- the LOC133745810 gene encoding uncharacterized protein LOC133745810, with protein MPASTRACARIVLFTQNQMADPTRPEFDILDSEGLEYHRWVSDMETAFVAKDYTATITDPKDDELSNKVKADALIFLRRHIDPSLRWEYLQLKTPKVLWDALKGRFGNIHDTLLPGLAVQWNGIRFLDYKKVNDFNKDMLRLKARLNFCGREITEDDMISKTLTTFPNSAFILANQYQLDYDNKRITTFNKLISLLQVAERQNKILLNNNARPTRTKKIPEANYGKMKGGNNSNARGFRRADPYPRGNNAPRGKGHGDHGNKMPKERVDNEPCYRCGFIGHWYKNCQANNRVAANYKRYRESKEQEAHYMEEGGHDLDVNLTIADFNGKEELAKSMDALNLD; from the exons atgcctgcatcaacacgcgcgtgcgctaggatcgttttatttactcaaaatcaa atggctgatccaactcgacctgagtttgacatcttggactcagaaggacttgagtaccatcgttgggtttccgatatggaaactgcctttgtggcaaaagactacactgccaccattactgatcccaaagatgatgaactatctaataaggtgaaagcagaTGCCTTAATTtttctgaggcgacatattgatcctagcctacgctgggagtaccttcagttgaagacacccaaagtactgtgggatgcccttaaaggacgttttgggaacattcacgATACTTTGCTCCCAGGACTGGCTGTTCAGTGGAATGGAATCCGCTTTCTTGACTATAAaaaggtcaatgacttcaacaaggacatgttgcgcttaaaggcacgtctcaatttctgtggaagggaaatcacagaagatgatatgatctcaAAGACTCTTACCACCTTTCCTAATTCAGCttttatactagcgaaccagtatcaATTGGattatgacaacaaaagaatcacaaccttcaataagttgataagcctactgcaagtggctgagagacaAAATAAGATTCTCTTGAATAACAATGCCAGGCCCACtaggacaaagaaaattcccgaggctaattatggaaaaatgaaaggTGGAAATAACTCCAATGCAAGGGGGTTtagacgtgctgatccctacccacgtggcaacaatgcaccacgtggaaagggacatGGGGATCATGGAAACAAGATGCCAAAGGAAAGAGTtgacaatgaaccatgctataggtgtggattcattgggcattggtacaagaactgccaagcaaacaacagagtagcagccaattacaagaggtatagagagtctaaagaacaagaggctcactatatggaagaaggaggtcatGACCTAGACGTCAACCTtacaattgcagacttcaatggcaaagaggaacttgctaagtcaatggatgctctcaatcttgactga